In one window of Sciurus carolinensis chromosome X, mSciCar1.2, whole genome shotgun sequence DNA:
- the Gpr173 gene encoding probable G-protein coupled receptor 173, producing MANTTGEPEEVSGALSPPSASAYVKLVLLGLIMCVSLAGNAILSLLVLKERALHKAPYYFLLDLCLADGIRSAVCFPFVLASVRHGSSWTFSALSCKIVAFMAVLFCFHAAFMLFCISVTRYMAIAHHRFYAKRMTLWTCAAVICMAWTLSVAMAFPPVFDVGTYKFIREEDQCIFEHRYFKANDTLGFMLMLAVLMAATHAVYGKLLLFEYRHRKMKPVQMVPAISQNWTFHGPGATGQAAANWIAGFGRGPMPPTLLGIRQNGHAASRRLLGMDEVKGEKQLGRMFYAITLLFLLLWSPYIVACYWRVFVKACAVPHRYLATAVWMSFAQAAVNPIVCFLLNKDLKKCLRTHAPCWGTGGAPAPREPYCVM from the coding sequence ATGGCCAACACCACCGGAGAGCCCGAGGAGGTGAGCGGCGCACTGTCCCCACCGTCAGCATCAGCTTACGTGAAGCTGGTGCTGCTGGGACTGATCATGTGCGTGAGCCTGGCGGGCAACGCCATCTTGTCCCTGCTGGTGCTCAAGGAGCGTGCCCTGCACAAGGCTCCTTACTACTTTCTGCTGGACCTGTGCCTAGCTGATGGCATACGCTCTGCCGTCTGCTTCCCTTTTGTGCTGGCTTCTGTGCGCCACGGCTCCTCATGGACCTTCAGTGCACTCAGCTGTAAGATTGTGGCCTTTATGGCCGTGCTCTTTTGCTTCCATGCGGCCTTCATGCTGTTCTGCATCAGCGTTACCCGCTACATGGCTATTGCCCACCACCGCTTCTACGCCAAGCGCATGACACTCTGGACATGCGCAGCTGTCATCTGCATGGCATGGACCCTGTCTGTGGCCATGGCCTTCCCACCCGTCTTCGACGTGGGCACCTACAAGTTTATCCGGGAGGAGGACCAATGCATCTTTGAGCATCGATACTTCAAGGCCAATGACACACTGGGCTTCATGCTTATGTTGGCTGTGCTCATGGCAGCCACACATGCTGTCTATGGCAAGCTGCTCCTCTTTGAGTATCGTCACCGCAAGATGAAGCCAGTGCAGATGGTGCCAGCCATCAGCCAGAACTGGACATTCCATGGCCCTGGGGCCACAGGCCAAGCTGCTGCCAACTGGATCGCCGGCTTTGGCCGTGGGCCTATGCCACCAACCCTGCTGGGTATCCGGCAGAATGGGCATGCGGCCAGCCGGCGCCTGCTGGGCATGGACGAGGTCAAGGGTGAAAAGCAGCTGGGTCGCATGTTCTACGCGATCACActgctcttcctgctcctctggTCACCCTACATCGTGGCCTGCTACTGGCGAGTGTTTGTGAAAGCCTGTGCTGTGCCCCACCGCTACCTGGCCACCGCTGTTTGGATGAGCTTCGCCCAGGCTGCTGTCAACCCAATCGTCTGCTTCCTGCTCAACAAGGACCTCAAGAAGTGCCTGAGGACTCATGCCCCCTGCTGGGGCACAGGAGGTGCCCCGGCTCCCAGAGAACCCTACTGTGTCATGTGA
- the Tspyl2 gene encoding testis-specific Y-encoded-like protein 2 gives MDRPDEGPPAKTRRLSGSEPPQRDPPPPPPPPPPPPPPPLLRLPLPPPQQRPRLREETEAAQVLADMRRVGLGPALPPPPPYVILEEGGIRAYFTLGAGGPGWESAIESGYGEAPPPTGSLEALPPSEASGGSLEIDFQVAEPSSLAGEKALETCSSGGWGPQVLVGPKRKEEAVIIVEDEDEDEKESVRKRRRRRRRRKQRKVKESKERNAERMESILQALESIQMDLEAVNIKAGKAFLRLKRKFIQMRRPFLERRDLIIQHIPGFWVKAFLNHPRISILINQRDEDIFRYLTNLQVQDLRHISMGYKMKLYFQTNPYFTNMVIVKEFQRNRSGRLVSHSTPIRWHRGQEPQAHNRRNQDTSHSFFSWFSNHSLPEADRIAEIIKNDLWVNPVRYYMREGGYRANRKKQEEKESKAKDEYEMVIMEDANDYYAMEDILSEISDIDETTDNETIHDIKISDFMETTDYFETTDNEITDINESLCDSEIPDHNENPNNETTDNSESADDETTYNESTDDNESPDDKNENPEDNNKNTEDSENPNKSADNDNRNLDSGNRGISNNQDSSDSDNGDEGSDDEDNDGNEGDNEGSDDDGNEGDNEGSDDDDRDIDYYRNDVEVFDKDQDNSSNQDDYEDEVEIISEESVEEEEEEGSEEGSERGEDSYEEEGSEIDSEDSDIEEVLQVPNAWANPGKRGKTG, from the exons ATGGACCGCCCGGATGAGGGGCCTCCAGCCAAGACCCGCCGCCTCAGCGGCTCGGAGCCCCCTCAGCGCGacccgccgccaccgccgccgccgccgcctcctccccCGCCACCGCCTCTCCTGCGactgcctctgcctccaccccAGCAGCGCCCGAGGCTCCGCGAGGAAACCGAGGCGGCACAGGTGCTGGCTGACATGAGGAGGGTGGGACTGGGCCCCGCGCTGCCCCCACCGCCACCCTATGTCATTCTTGAGGAGGGGGGTATTCGCGCGTACTTCACCCTGGGTGCTGGTGGTCCCGGCTGGGAGTCTGCGATCGAGTCAGGGTATGGGGAGGCGCCCCCTCCCACAGGGAGCCTGGAAGCACTCCCCCCTTCCGAAGCCTCTGGGGGGAGCCTGGAAATTGACTTTCAGGTTGCAGAGCCCAGCAGCCTTGCAGGAGAGAAGGCCCTAGAAACCTGTAGCTCAGGGGGGTGGGGGCCCCAGGTGTTAGTCGGtccaaagaggaaggaggaggctgtCATCATAGTGgaagatgaggatgaggatgaaaaGGAAAGTGTGAGGAAGAGGCggcggcggaggaggaggaggaagcagaggaaggtgaaggaaagcaaagagagaaatgcTGAGAGGATGGAAAGCATCCTGCAGGCACTGGAGAGCATTCAAATGGACCTGGAGGCAGTGAACATCAAGGCAGGAAAGGCCTTCCTGCGTCTCAAGCGCAAGTTCATCCAGATGCGAAGACCCTTCCTGGAGCGCAGAGACCTCATCATTCAGCACATCCCAGGCTTCTGGGTCAAAGCA TTCCTCAACCACCCCAGAATTTCAATCTTGATCAACCAACGAGATGAAGACATTTTCCGCTACTTGACCAATCTTCAG GTACAGGATCTCAGACATATCTCCATGGGCTACAAAATGAAGCTGTACTTCCAGACAAACCCTTACTTTACAAACATGGTGATCGTCAAGGAGTTCCAACGCAACCGCTCGG GCCGACTGGTGTCTCACTCCACCCCAATTCGCTGGCACCGGGGTCAGGAACCCCAGGCCCACAATCGCAGGAACCAGGACACCAGCCACAGCTTCTTCAGCTGGTTCTCAAACCACAGCCTCCCAGAGGCTGACAGAATTGCTGAG ATTATCAAGAATGACCTGTGGGTTAACCCTGTACGCTACTACATGAGAGAAGGGGGCTACAGGGCAAACAGAAAGAagcaagaagagaaggaaag TAAAGCCAAGGATGAATATGAGATGGTGATCATGGAAGACGCTAATGACTATTATGCCATGGAAGACATTCTCAGCGAGATCTCAGACATTGATGAGACCACTGACAATGAGACTATTCATGACATCAAGATCTCTGACTTCATGGAGACCACTGACTACTTTGAGACCACTGACAATGAGATAACTGACATCAATGAGAGCCTGTGTGACAGCGAGATCCCTGACCACAATGAGAATCCTAACAATGAGACCACTGACAACAGCGAGAGTGCTGATGATGAGACGACTTACAACGAGAGTACTGATGACAATGAGAGCCCTGACGACAAAAATGAGAATCCTGAAGACAATAACAAGAACACTGAAGACAGTGAGAATCCCAACAAGAGTGCTGATAATGACAACAGGAACCTGGACAGTGGCAACCGAGGCATCAGCAACAACCAGGACAGCAGTGATAGTGACAATGGAGATGAGGGCAGTGATGATGAAGATAATGATGGCAATGAAGGTGACAATGAGGGTAGTGATGATGATGGCAATGAGGGTGACAATGAGGGAAGTGATGATGACGACAGAGACATTGACTACTACAGGAATGATGTTGAAGTCTTTGACAAGGATCAGGATAACAGCTCCAACCAGGATGACTACGAGGATGAGGTAGAGATCATCTCCGAAGAATCagtggaggaagaagaagaggagggcaGTGAGGAAG GCAGCGAGCGAGGCGAAGACAGCTATGAGGAGGAAGGAAGCGAAATTGACTCGGAAGATTCTGACATTGAGGAGGTGCTTCAAGTCCCAAATGCTTGGGCCAACCCGGGGAAGAGGGGGAAAACCGGATAA